The following are from one region of the Corylus avellana chromosome ca1, CavTom2PMs-1.0 genome:
- the LOC132177087 gene encoding zinc finger CCCH domain-containing protein 34 isoform X1, with translation MERYGRPINEGSQSDPSPEWTATGPETGHHEPMWQLGLGGAESYPERPDEADCIYYLRTGFCGYGSRCRFNHPRDRGAVIGAARPGVGEYPERVGQPVCQYYMRTGTCKFGASCKYHHPRQGEESVTPVSLNYYGYPLRPGEKECSYYVKTGQCKFGATCKFHHPQPAGIQVPPVSLPQQIAAVPAPTLYSDLQSSSVPSQQYGIVVARPPLPPGPYVQSPYGPMLLPPSMVPFPGWSPYPGPISPVPSPSSQPAGQYYGITQLPPSAYPGSYQPLPSSAGPSSSSQKEHSFPERPGQPECQYYMRTGECKFGSSCRYHHPPELIAPKTNVVLSPSGLPLRPGAPPCTHYAQRGVCKFGPACKFDHPVGTLSYSPSASSLSDMPVAPYPVGSSIGTLAPSSSSSELRPELISGSSKDSVSSRMSSSMSTSSGSVGSTFSRSGSVPHLSVQSSAQGSGPSTGSTEARTSN, from the exons ATGGAGAGGTACGGTAGGCCTATAAACGAAGGCTCGCAGTCCGATCCGTCGCCGGAATGGACCGCGACGGGACCAGAAACCGGGCACCATG AGCCTATGTGGCAGTTGGGATTGGGCGGTGCGGAATCGTACCCGGAACGGCCGGACGAGGCCGATTGTATCTACTATTTGCGAACCGGGTTTTGTGGGTACGGCTCGCGGTGTCGGTTCAATCATCCCCGTGACCGTGGCGCG GTTATAGGAGCTGCAAGACCTGGTGTAGGGGAGTACCCCGAGCGAGTGGGCCAGCCTGTGTGCCAG TATTATATGAGGACGGGGACATGTAAATTTGGTGCCTCCTGTAAATACCACCATCCTCGGCAGGGAGAAGAATCTGTTACCCCTGTGTCACTAAATTATTATGGATACCCATTACGTCCG GGTGAAAAAGAGTGTTCCTACTACGTAAAAACTGGGCAGTGCAAGTTTGGTGCAACATGTAAATTCCATCATCCACAGCCAGCTGGTATACAAGTTCCACCTGTGTCATTACCACAACAAATTGCAGCAGTGCCTGCACCTACATTATATTCAGATTTGCAGTCTTCATCTGTTCCTTCGCAACAGTATGGGATAGTCGTTGCAAGACCTCCTCTGCCACCGGGCCCATATGTTCAAAGTCCGTATGGTCCTATGCTGCTTCCGCCAAGCATGGTTCCCTTTCCGGGTTGGAGTCCTTACCCG GGACCCATAAGCCCAGTACCCTCTCCTAGTTCTCAGCCCGCTGGGCAGTATTATGGGATAACACAACTGCCTCCATCTGCCTATCCTGGAAGTTATCAACCTTTACCTTCTTCTGCTGGTCCTTCAAGCAGTAGCCAGAAGGAACACTCATTTCCAGAAAGACCCGGCCAACCAGAATGTCAATATTACATGAGAACAGGGGAGTGTAAATTTGGTTCCTCATGTAGATATCATCATCCACCTGAATTGATTGCACCAAAAACGAATGTTGTTCTTAGCCCCAGTGGTCTTCCTCTGCGTCCT GGTGCACCACCCTGCACTCATTATGCACAACGTGGAGTATGCAAGTTTGGGCCTGCATGCAAATTTGATCACCCAGTGGGAACATTGAGCTACAGCCCATCTGCATCTTCCCTCTCTGACATGCCGGTTGCACCCTACCCTGTGGGATCTTCAATCGGTACGCTAGCACCGTCATCTTCGTCTTCAGAGTTGCGACCTGAACTTATTTCAGGATCCAGCAAGGACTCTGTTTCATCCAGAATGTCTTCATCAATGAGCACTTCTAGTGGATCGGTTGGTTCAACTTTTTCAAGGAGTGGATCTGTTCCTCATTTGTCTGTACAATCATCTGCTCAGGGTTCTGGCCCTTCAACTGGCAGCACAGAGGCTCGTACTTCAAACTAA
- the LOC132177087 gene encoding zinc finger CCCH domain-containing protein 34 isoform X2 yields the protein MERYGRPINEGSQSDPSPEWTATGPETGHHEPMWQLGLGGAESYPERPDEADCIYYLRTGFCGYGSRCRFNHPRDRGAVIGAARPGVGEYPERVGQPVCQYYMRTGTCKFGASCKYHHPRQGEESVTPVSLNYYGYPLRPGEKECSYYVKTGQCKFGATCKFHHPQPAGIQVPPVSLPQQIAAVPAPTLYSDLQSSSVPSQQYGIVVARPPLPPGPYVQSPYGPMLLPPSMVPFPGWSPYPGPISPVPSPSSQPAGQYYGITQLPPSAYPGSYQPLPSSAGPSSSSQKEHSFPERPGQPECQYYMRTGECKFGSSCRYHHPPELIAPKTNVVLSPSGLPLRPGAPPCTHYAQRGVCKFGPACKFDHPVGTLSYSPSASSLSDMPVAPYPVGSSIGTLAPSSSSSELRPELISGSSKDSVSSRMSSSMSTSSGSVGSTFSRSGSVPHLSVQSSAQGSGPSTGSTEGLS from the exons ATGGAGAGGTACGGTAGGCCTATAAACGAAGGCTCGCAGTCCGATCCGTCGCCGGAATGGACCGCGACGGGACCAGAAACCGGGCACCATG AGCCTATGTGGCAGTTGGGATTGGGCGGTGCGGAATCGTACCCGGAACGGCCGGACGAGGCCGATTGTATCTACTATTTGCGAACCGGGTTTTGTGGGTACGGCTCGCGGTGTCGGTTCAATCATCCCCGTGACCGTGGCGCG GTTATAGGAGCTGCAAGACCTGGTGTAGGGGAGTACCCCGAGCGAGTGGGCCAGCCTGTGTGCCAG TATTATATGAGGACGGGGACATGTAAATTTGGTGCCTCCTGTAAATACCACCATCCTCGGCAGGGAGAAGAATCTGTTACCCCTGTGTCACTAAATTATTATGGATACCCATTACGTCCG GGTGAAAAAGAGTGTTCCTACTACGTAAAAACTGGGCAGTGCAAGTTTGGTGCAACATGTAAATTCCATCATCCACAGCCAGCTGGTATACAAGTTCCACCTGTGTCATTACCACAACAAATTGCAGCAGTGCCTGCACCTACATTATATTCAGATTTGCAGTCTTCATCTGTTCCTTCGCAACAGTATGGGATAGTCGTTGCAAGACCTCCTCTGCCACCGGGCCCATATGTTCAAAGTCCGTATGGTCCTATGCTGCTTCCGCCAAGCATGGTTCCCTTTCCGGGTTGGAGTCCTTACCCG GGACCCATAAGCCCAGTACCCTCTCCTAGTTCTCAGCCCGCTGGGCAGTATTATGGGATAACACAACTGCCTCCATCTGCCTATCCTGGAAGTTATCAACCTTTACCTTCTTCTGCTGGTCCTTCAAGCAGTAGCCAGAAGGAACACTCATTTCCAGAAAGACCCGGCCAACCAGAATGTCAATATTACATGAGAACAGGGGAGTGTAAATTTGGTTCCTCATGTAGATATCATCATCCACCTGAATTGATTGCACCAAAAACGAATGTTGTTCTTAGCCCCAGTGGTCTTCCTCTGCGTCCT GGTGCACCACCCTGCACTCATTATGCACAACGTGGAGTATGCAAGTTTGGGCCTGCATGCAAATTTGATCACCCAGTGGGAACATTGAGCTACAGCCCATCTGCATCTTCCCTCTCTGACATGCCGGTTGCACCCTACCCTGTGGGATCTTCAATCGGTACGCTAGCACCGTCATCTTCGTCTTCAGAGTTGCGACCTGAACTTATTTCAGGATCCAGCAAGGACTCTGTTTCATCCAGAATGTCTTCATCAATGAGCACTTCTAGTGGATCGGTTGGTTCAACTTTTTCAAGGAGTGGATCTGTTCCTCATTTGTCTGTACAATCATCTGCTCAGGGTTCTGGCCCTTCAACTGGCAGCACAGAG GGTTTATcatga